Proteins encoded by one window of Mastacembelus armatus chromosome 23, fMasArm1.2, whole genome shotgun sequence:
- the ntn4 gene encoding netrin-4 — protein sequence MLFLSVICLAVLSDAGLSVEMFRAGVAPRCESRACNPRMGNLALGRRVLTQTVCGNNGTELYCSYSDPNANLACSAGKCAKCNAGLPLLSHLAGAMSDSSFRHPNTWWQSAEGVESETVQLDLETEFYFTHLIVVFRSPRPAAMTLERSQDFGQTWRMLQYYASNCSAIFGLEEGKAGVGRDGATCTSKYSGAYPCNRGEMIYRTLPKWEHLDPFGVEGQQQLRVTNIRIRLLKHQSCPCQAKDLASTHEALPTRHFAIYDLIVKGSCFCNGHAEQCVPAPGYQPIRDRTNHVVHGKCVCRHNTAGDHCERCAPLYNDRPWQPADGLTGAPHECRKCKCNGHAQSCHFDWVAWRESGQRSGGVCDCLHNTDGRQCQKCKAGFYRDPQRPHTAPDSCKPCSCHPMGSMPFHLADSSLCDPSNGNCICKPGVGGAHCDRCMVGYWGFHEYGCRPCDCAGDCDPFTGDCMFGSDLDLYNLEGNSSEPSRIFRVDELFSALHYSEKCECKEQTLTNSKLFCTMNYAYVLKVKVLSAHDKGSHAEVEAKVQKVLSQNTKLKIQRGRVTLYPESWTARGCTCPILNPGMEYLVAGHSDRKQGRLLVNMKSFVKLWKPSLGRKVLTLLKKDCNW from the exons GTCTGTCGGTGGAAATGTTTCGTGCAGGTGTGGCCCCTCGATGTGAGAGCCGGGCCTGCAACCCCCGTATGGGTAACTTAGCCCTGGGCCGCCGGGTCCTGACGCAGACCGTCTGTGGCAATAATGGCACCGAGCTCTACTGCTCATACTCCGACCCCAACGCCAACCTGGCCTGCAGCGCCGGCAAATGCGCCAAGTGTAACGCTGGCCTGCCGCTTCTGTCTCACCTGGCCGGAGCCATGTCCGACTCCTCCTTCCGTCACCCCAACACCTGGTGGCAGTCAGCAGAGGGGGTGGAGTCTGAGACAGTCCAGCTGGATCTGGAGACTGAGTTCTACTTCACACATCTCATCGTTGTGTTTCGCTCGCCGAGGCCTGCAGCCATGACCCTGGAGCGCTCGCAGGATTTTGGGCAAACATGGCGGATGCTTCAGTACTATGCCAGTAACTGCAGCGCCATCTTTGGGCTGGAGGAGGGAAAAGCAGGAGTGGGCCGGGACGGGGCCACCTGCACATCTAAATACTCAGGGGCTTATCCCTGCAACAGGggagag atGATCTACCGAACACTTCCAAAGTGGGAGCACCTGGATCCGTTTGGAGTGGAaggccagcagcagctgagggTGACCAACATACGGATCCGGTTGCTAAAGCACCAGTCGTGTCCCTGCCAGGCCAAAGACCTCGCCTCCACACATGAAGCTCTTCCAACCAGACACTTTGCCATCTACGACCTGATAGTGAAGGGAAGCTGCTTCTGTAATGGACACGCCGAGCAGTGTGTTCCTGCACCGGGATACCAGCCCATCAGAGACCGGACCAACCATGTG GTCCAtgggaagtgtgtgtgcagacacaaCACTGCAGGTGATCACTGTGAGCGCTGTGCTCCTCTCTACAACGACCGGCCCTGGCAGCCCGCAGATGGACTGACGGGGGCTCCGCACGAATGTCGGA AGTGTAAGTGTAACGGTCACGCACAGAGCTGCCATTTTGATTGGGTGGCGTGGCGTGAGTCTGGCCAGCGAAGCggaggtgtgtgtgactgtcTGCACAACACAGACGGACGTCAGTGTCAGAAATGCAAAGCCGGCTTCTACAGAGACCCCCAGAGACCGCACACCGCCCCTGACTCCTGCAAAC CATGCAGCTGCCACCCCATGGGCTCCATGCCCTTCCACTTGGCTGACAGCTCCCTCTGCGACCCGTCCAACGGAAACTGCATCTGCAAACCTGGAGTAGGTGGAGCCCACTGTGACAGGTGCATGGTGGGATACTGGGGCTTCCATGAATATGGCTGCCGTCCATGTGATTGTGCAGGAGATTGTGATCCGTTCACTGGAGACTGTATGTTCGG ctcTGATCTGGACCTGTACAACTTGGAGGGAAACTCCAGTGAGCCGTCCAGAATTTTCAGAGTAGATGAACTCTTTTCTGCTCTCCACTACTCAG AGAAGTGTGAGTGCAAAGAGCAAACCCTGACCAACAGTAAACTCTTCTGCACCATGAATTATGCATACG TCCTGAAGGTGAAAGTGCTGTCGGCACATGATAAGGGCTCCCATGCCGAGGTAGAGGCCAAAGTTCAGAAGGTGCTGAGTCAGAACACCAAGCTGAAGATACAGCGAGGTCGAGTCACCCTTTACCCTGAGTCCTGGACCGCACGGGGCTGCACCTGCCCCATTCTCAACCCAG GGATGGAGTACTTGGTGGCGGGCCACTCGGACCGTAAGCAGGGCCGCCTCCTGGTCAACATGAAGAGCTTCGTCAAGCTTTGGAAACCGAGCCTGGGGCGCAAAGTCCTCACACTACTCAAAAAAGACTGCAACTGGTAG